A genomic window from Cytophagia bacterium CHB2 includes:
- a CDS encoding glycosyltransferase family 9 protein: protein MPEKFQKILVIKLRAIGDVILATPVLDNLAAAFPHAAIDFLTEPASAPIVQHHPALHDVIVLDRRGWAQLPHFARLRASFAFMQKLRDKKYDIVFDLFGNPRSALLTYFSHAPVRVGYKFRVRRLAYNHLVVPRGDRVHEVEFNLDALRALDIPIRTQNLRVEIAGDAQTEVAKWWREQKLEEAKPVIGLNASGGWYTKRWPLASFAQLGDRLARDCGATIILLWGSWDEQRDANEIARQMQAPARLAPPTDLAQAGALLARLHLLVSNDSGPMHLAAAMKTRVVGVY from the coding sequence ATGCCTGAAAAGTTCCAAAAAATTCTGGTGATCAAGCTGCGCGCCATCGGCGATGTGATTTTGGCGACGCCGGTGCTGGACAATCTTGCTGCGGCATTTCCGCACGCTGCCATCGATTTTCTCACCGAGCCGGCCAGCGCGCCGATTGTGCAACACCATCCCGCCCTGCACGACGTGATCGTTTTAGATCGCCGCGGCTGGGCGCAATTGCCGCATTTTGCCCGCTTGCGTGCAAGTTTTGCGTTTATGCAGAAATTGCGCGATAAAAAATATGATATTGTGTTCGATCTTTTTGGCAATCCCCGCAGCGCGTTGTTGACCTATTTTTCTCATGCGCCTGTGCGGGTGGGATACAAATTCCGCGTGCGCCGGCTCGCCTATAATCATCTCGTTGTTCCGCGCGGCGATCGCGTTCACGAAGTCGAATTCAATCTTGACGCGCTGCGGGCTTTGGATATTCCCATCCGCACCCAAAATTTGCGTGTTGAAATTGCCGGAGATGCGCAGACAGAGGTCGCAAAGTGGTGGCGGGAACAAAAGCTCGAGGAGGCGAAACCTGTTATTGGATTGAACGCCTCCGGCGGATGGTATACAAAACGCTGGCCGCTCGCGTCTTTTGCGCAACTGGGCGATCGCCTGGCGCGTGACTGCGGCGCGACGATTATTTTATTGTGGGGCAGCTGGGATGAACAGCGCGATGCGAATGAGATTGCGCGGCAGATGCAAGCACCGGCGCGGCTTGCGCCGCCGACGGATCTGGCGCAAGCCGGCGCATTGCTTGCGCGTTTGCATCTGCTGGTTTCAAACGATTCCGGCCCCATGCATTTGGCCGCCGCTATGAAAACACGAGTCGTGGGCGTCTAT